The proteins below come from a single Artemia franciscana unplaced genomic scaffold, ASM3288406v1 Scaffold_1627, whole genome shotgun sequence genomic window:
- the LOC136042627 gene encoding delta(24)-sterol reductase-like, whose protein sequence is MVPPKVSLLKLTQTEAVKKLYENNHFIQDMLVPIGKLKESLEVFEREVQIYPVWLCPFNLPLNPGMLVPAEGTEQMYVDIGTYGVPKVPTFEPVKTTRNIEAFVRDVKGFQMMYADSYMTREEYRKMFDHSLYDKLRRQLGAEYAFPEIYDKVNRKVRD, encoded by the exons ATGGTACCGCCGAAAGTCTCTCTTCTGAAGCTGACTCAGACTGAAGCCGTAAAAAAACTCTACGAAAACAACCATTTTATCCAAGATATGCTTGTTCCCATTGGAAAACTAAAAGAGTCATTAGAAGTCTTTGAACGTGAAGTACAA ATTTACCCTGTATGGTTGTGTCCATTCAATTTACCACTTAATCCTGGCATGCTGGTTCCAGCAGAAGGAACTGAACAAATGTATGTCGACATTGGAACATATGGGGTACCAAAAGTGCCAACATTTGAGCCAGTTAAGACGACGAGAAATATTGAAGCCTTTGTTCGTGATGTGAAAGG cTTCCAAATGATGTATGCCGATAGCTACATGACTCGCGAAGAATACAGAAAGATGTTTGATCATTCTCTGTATGATAAATTGAGGAGGCAACTGGGTGCGGAGTACGCGTTCCCAGAAATTTACGATAAGGTCAACAGAAAAGTTCGTGATTGA